A genomic stretch from Bradyrhizobium quebecense includes:
- a CDS encoding IS110 family transposase: protein MREIIRIGMDTSKHIFVLHGVDAAEQPVLRKKLSRKQVLEFFAKLPPTVIGMEACGAAHYWGRELGKLGHEVKLIAPQLVKPYVLRNKNDGRDADGVCEAMGRPRMRFVPVKSAEQQAALMLAGVRDGLIGRRTQLSNAIRGYAAEFGLIAPKGLDKIEPLLARITQDESVPAMARELFAMQGRDYAQLQGELKAVEARLLAWHQANATSRRLAQIPSVGPIIATSLVMKTPDPHAFRSGRLFAAWLGLTPKDHSTAGKTRLGKITRAGDETLRRLLVAGATAVIRQARLGRGHPSRWLVALLRRKPPKLAAVALANKVARIAWKLMATGESYDAARMNAVT from the coding sequence GTGAGAGAGATTATCCGTATTGGGATGGATACGTCGAAGCATATTTTTGTGCTGCATGGAGTTGACGCGGCGGAACAGCCGGTGTTGCGCAAGAAGCTGTCGCGCAAGCAGGTGCTTGAGTTTTTTGCCAAGCTTCCGCCGACCGTGATCGGGATGGAGGCCTGCGGGGCGGCTCATTACTGGGGGCGCGAGCTTGGCAAGCTTGGCCATGAGGTGAAGCTGATAGCGCCGCAGTTGGTGAAGCCTTATGTGCTGCGGAACAAGAACGACGGGCGAGATGCGGATGGGGTGTGCGAAGCGATGGGCCGACCGCGGATGCGGTTTGTGCCGGTGAAGAGCGCCGAACAGCAGGCCGCGCTGATGCTTGCAGGTGTCCGCGATGGGCTGATCGGCCGCCGTACCCAGCTCAGCAATGCGATCCGCGGCTACGCGGCGGAGTTTGGCCTGATCGCGCCGAAGGGGTTGGACAAGATCGAGCCGCTGTTGGCCCGGATCACGCAGGACGAGAGCGTTCCCGCTATGGCGCGCGAGCTGTTCGCCATGCAGGGCCGTGACTATGCGCAGTTGCAGGGTGAGCTGAAGGCGGTCGAGGCCAGGCTGCTGGCCTGGCACCAGGCCAACGCCACAAGCCGTCGTCTGGCCCAGATCCCCTCGGTCGGTCCGATCATCGCGACCTCGCTTGTGATGAAGACGCCGGACCCGCACGCCTTCCGCTCCGGCCGCTTGTTCGCGGCCTGGCTCGGCCTGACGCCCAAGGACCATTCCACCGCCGGCAAAACCAGGCTCGGCAAGATCACCCGCGCTGGCGACGAGACCCTGCGTCGCCTGCTCGTGGCCGGGGCGACCGCGGTGATCCGGCAGGCAAGGCTCGGGCGCGGCCACCCCTCGCGCTGGCTCGTGGCGTTGCTCAGGCGCAAGCCGCCGAAGCTTGCGGCCGTGGCGCTCGCCAACAAGGTGGCCCGCATCGCCTGGAAGCTGATGGCGACCGGCGAGAGCTATGATGCCGCACGCATGAACGCTGTCACCTAA
- a CDS encoding Rieske 2Fe-2S domain-containing protein has protein sequence MLRAEDNKFLTESGAGTGMGELLRRFWIPVLLSEELPEPDGDPKKIVVMGEELLAFRDSRGVVGVIDQYCPHRGANLWLGRNEECGIRCVYHGWKFDTDGRCVDMPTSYPDLNAKDLIRIKSYPVREWGEMIWAYMGPAEVMPELPALEMALLPASHRFVTKKWQDCNWVQAVEGSIDTAHFTFAHLSFEKEENEILDIKKHFVNPLTRVATDHMRWIAEDPRPVIKINPHEAGLTVAGGRLTGSDNIYWRIAQFLMPFHSYAPSSMPGENMFGQTFVPVSDTNCWIYTYAWNPHRPLTDAERDGYANGNGVMAVVDENYVPLRNKANDYLIDRQLQRTKSYTGIKGVSEQDAAVQDSQGPIADRTREHLGPTDLGIMHFRKLVMEAARALQKGEAPPHATHQDRYTVRSGACVTSKTKDLTAVMIERFGDPAGFVGGPGQNAAAE, from the coding sequence ATGCTCCGCGCCGAAGACAACAAATTCCTCACCGAATCCGGTGCTGGAACGGGAATGGGCGAATTGCTGCGCCGGTTCTGGATTCCGGTGCTGCTGTCGGAAGAGCTGCCGGAGCCGGACGGCGACCCGAAGAAGATCGTGGTCATGGGCGAGGAGCTGCTCGCCTTCCGCGACTCGAGGGGCGTGGTCGGCGTCATCGATCAGTATTGCCCGCACCGCGGCGCCAATCTCTGGCTCGGCCGCAACGAGGAATGCGGCATCCGCTGCGTCTATCACGGCTGGAAGTTCGACACCGACGGCCGCTGCGTCGACATGCCGACCTCCTATCCGGACCTCAACGCCAAGGACCTGATCCGCATCAAGTCCTATCCCGTGCGCGAATGGGGCGAGATGATCTGGGCCTATATGGGCCCCGCCGAGGTGATGCCCGAATTGCCGGCTCTGGAGATGGCGCTGCTGCCGGCCTCGCATCGCTTCGTCACCAAGAAGTGGCAGGACTGCAACTGGGTGCAGGCGGTGGAAGGCTCGATCGACACCGCACATTTCACCTTCGCGCATCTCTCCTTCGAGAAGGAGGAGAACGAGATCCTCGACATCAAGAAGCATTTCGTCAACCCGCTGACGCGGGTCGCGACCGACCACATGCGCTGGATCGCCGAGGATCCGCGGCCGGTGATCAAGATCAATCCGCATGAGGCCGGCCTGACGGTCGCGGGCGGACGGCTGACCGGCAGCGACAACATCTACTGGCGCATCGCCCAGTTCCTGATGCCGTTCCACAGCTATGCGCCGAGCTCGATGCCGGGCGAGAACATGTTCGGCCAGACCTTCGTGCCGGTCAGCGACACCAATTGCTGGATCTACACCTACGCCTGGAATCCGCACCGGCCGCTGACCGATGCCGAACGCGACGGCTATGCCAATGGCAACGGCGTGATGGCTGTCGTCGACGAGAACTATGTGCCGCTGCGCAACAAGGCAAACGACTATCTGATCGATCGCCAACTGCAGCGGACCAAGAGCTACACCGGGATCAAGGGCGTCTCCGAGCAGGACGCCGCGGTGCAGGACAGCCAGGGCCCGATCGCCGACCGCACCCGCGAGCATCTCGGCCCGACCGATCTCGGCATCATGCACTTCCGCAAGCTGGTGATGGAGGCGGCCCGCGCGCTGCAAAAGGGCGAGGCGCCGCCGCACGCGACGCACCAGGATCGCTACACGGTGCGCTCCGGCGCCTGTGTCACCAGCAAGACCAAGGATCTCACGGCCGTGATGATCGAGCGGTTCGGCGATCCGGCGGGCTTCGTCGGCGGTCCCGGGCAGAACGCGGCGGCGGAGTAG
- a CDS encoding DsrE family protein, with product MAVAEQSGKYWVPTAQSTTAPASNARKSETPRSAAEMRKRAALARMHDPAAPKGKEHHLVLQVNSNDPAAMNLTLNNATNVAEYYKGLGEKVKIEVVTFGPGLHMLREDTSPVKARIEEMALSSPEVSFKACGNTQEKMQKAENKSIPIIKQAEVVKSGVVRVMELQEKGWAYVKP from the coding sequence TTGGCGGTGGCCGAGCAAAGTGGGAAGTACTGGGTGCCGACTGCGCAGTCCACGACTGCCCCGGCGAGCAACGCCCGGAAATCTGAAACGCCGCGATCCGCCGCCGAAATGCGCAAGCGCGCGGCACTTGCGCGCATGCACGATCCGGCGGCGCCGAAAGGGAAGGAGCATCATCTGGTGCTGCAGGTGAACAGCAATGATCCTGCCGCCATGAATCTCACGCTCAACAACGCAACGAACGTGGCCGAGTATTACAAGGGCCTTGGCGAAAAGGTGAAGATCGAGGTGGTCACGTTCGGCCCGGGCCTGCACATGCTCCGCGAGGATACGTCGCCGGTGAAGGCTCGCATCGAGGAAATGGCCCTCAGTTCACCCGAGGTGTCGTTCAAGGCCTGCGGCAACACCCAGGAGAAGATGCAGAAGGCCGAGAACAAGTCGATCCCGATCATCAAGCAGGCGGAAGTCGTGAAGTCCGGCGTCGTGCGCGTGATGGAACTGCAGGAGAAGGGATGGGCCTACGTGAAGCCGTGA